In Cryptococcus gattii WM276 chromosome A, complete sequence, one genomic interval encodes:
- a CDS encoding Galactose metabolism-related protein, putative (Similar to TIGR gene model, INSD accession AAW41088.1) — protein MTQLKRVLVTGGLGYIGSHVVVSLLLTGKYQPIVIDNCHNAYPEALNRCAEIARDELGAEAPQPILHDIDLRDASAIEQVFEQYASDGGIWAVIHLAALKAVGESAELPLSYYRVNVAGSISLLETMAKYSCNNLVFSSSATVYGTPATIPIPETSPLIPESCYGRTKAMVEEIIHDLTKVGAEEGKPSLRAVSVRYFNPAGAHPSGKLGEEPRGKPGNLLPLLAQMAVGREKSQLKVFGTDFPTPDGTCVRDYLHIMDLAHGHVLALDALAVPSSQPNIFTETDPKDGYFRAFNLGRGQGMSVLNMIEAMRKATGFDYQYEIVGRRKGDVPDLTADPSLARKELGFVAKEDLESMCRDLWNFQTRHPNGYSS, from the exons ATGACTCAGTTAAAG CGCGTCCTTGTTACCGGTGGCCTGGGTTACATCGGTTCCCACGTCGTTGTCTCTCTCCTCCTGACGGGCAAATACCAGCCCATCGTTATTGACAACTGCCACAACGCGTACCCGGAAGCTCTCAATCGATGCGCAGAGATTGCTCGCGATGAGCTGGGTGCTGAGGCTCCTCAACCAATATTACATGATATCGATCTGAGGGACGCTTCCGCGATCGAACAAGTGTTTGAGCAGTATGCGTCGGATGGTGGCATCTGGGCTGTCATTCACTTAGCTGCCCTCAAGGCAGTGGGCGAATCTGCAGAGCTTCCGCTGAGTTACTACAGGGTAAACGTTGCCGGGTCAATTTCATTGCTTGAA ACCATGGCCAAGTATTCTTGCAACAATCTCGTCTTCTCTTCGTCGGCTACAGTCTACGGCACTCCCGCCACTATCCCAATCCCCGAAACTTCTCCATTGATTCCCGAATCATGCTACGGTCGCACAAAAGCAATGGTCGAGGAGATCATCCACGACTTGACAAAAGTCGGTGCCGAAGAGGGCAAGCCAAGTTTGAGGGCAGTCAGTGTCCGGTATTTCAA CCCTGCTGGAGCACACCCTTCTGGAAAATTGGGTGAAGAACCTCGAGGTAAACCAGGAAATCTTCTCCCACTCCTTGCGCAAATGGCAGTTGGCAGAGAAAAGTCTCAActcaaagtctttggcaCAGATTTCCCCACACCCGATGGTACATGCGTTAGAGATTATCTCCACATCATGGATCTCGCCCATGGCCATGTCCTTGCGCTCGACGCTCTTGCTGTTCCGTCTTCCCAACCCAATATCTTTACTGAAACTGACCCCAAGGATGGTTACTTCCGTGCCTTCAATCTAGGCAGAGGACAGGGTATGAGTGTCTTAAACATGATTGAAGCGATGAGGAAGGCAACAGGGTTTGATTACCAGTATGAGATTGTGGGAAGGAG GAAAGGAGATGTCCCAGATCTTACCGCCGACCCTTCTCTTGCTCGAAAAGAACTCGGTTTTGTCGCGAAAGAAGATCTTGAATCCATGTGCAGGGATCTTTGGAACTTTCAAACAAGACATCCCAACGGCTATTCCTCTTAG